Proteins co-encoded in one Neovison vison isolate M4711 chromosome 9, ASM_NN_V1, whole genome shotgun sequence genomic window:
- the SUSD3 gene encoding sushi domain-containing protein 3 isoform X2, protein MPTAAATPRRKARPGERAGNEEPAPGNRTGVCTHVQPPPRGTLQVLRGNGTSVGTIIVFHCPSGHQMVGSGLLTCAWKGSVAEWSSVTPVCKLPPYETFGFKVAVIASIVSCAIILLMSMAFLTCCLVRCMKRSEQPSNRATQLWLQLRAGDLETVPPAYLGLKGVNNSNSGGGGAGPAGRAGQAHDNYSFTTDLGEGTRELAGMARGVDKDPWTTSCPASSPCAQVMVHVADLGRTPPAPWPTAGVSRQHMAYVPG, encoded by the exons ATGCCCACGGCAGCCGCGACCCCTCGCCGTAAGGCGAGGCCCGGGGAGCGTGCGGGGAACGAGGAGCCCGCCCCGGGGAACCGCACAG gcgtgtgcacacatgtgcagcCACCACCCAGGGGCACCCTCCAAGTCCTCCGTGGCAACGGCACTTCCGTGGGGACCATCATTGTGTTCCACTGCCCCTCAGGCCACCAGATGGTTGGGTCTGGCCTCCTCACCTGTGCCTGGAAGGGGAGTGTCGCCGAGTGGTCTTCAGTGACCCCCGTGTGCAAAT TGCCGCCATACGAGACCTTCGGCTTCAAGGTGGCCGTGATCGCCTCCATTGTCAGCTGTGCCATCATCCTGCTCATGTCCATGGCCTTCCTCACCTGCTGCCTCGTGCGGTGCATGAAGAGGAGTGAgcagccatccaacag GGCGACCCAGCTGTGGCTCCAGCTGAGAGCCGGGGACTTGGAGACAGTGCCGCCTGCCTACCTGGGCCTCAAGGGCGTGAACAACAGCAACAGCGGTGGCGGCGGTGCGGGGCCCGCTGGCCGTGCTGGCCAGGCCCACGACAACTACAGTTTCACTAC GGACCTAGGTGAGGGCACCAGAGAGCTGGCTGGCATGGCCCGTGGCGTGGACAAGGACCCCTGGACCACCAGTTGTCCTGCGAGCTCACCCTGTGCCCAGGTGATGGTGCACGTGGCCGACCTGGGGCGCACCCCGCCTGCCCCCTGGCCCACTGCAGGAGTGTCCAGACAGCACATGGCCTATGTTCCGGGGTGA
- the SUSD3 gene encoding sushi domain-containing protein 3 isoform X1: MPTAAATPRRKARPGERAGNEEPAPGNRTGVCTHVQPPPRGTLQVLRGNGTSVGTIIVFHCPSGHQMVGSGLLTCAWKGSVAEWSSVTPVCKSVPPYETFGFKVAVIASIVSCAIILLMSMAFLTCCLVRCMKRSEQPSNRATQLWLQLRAGDLETVPPAYLGLKGVNNSNSGGGGAGPAGRAGQAHDNYSFTTDLGEGTRELAGMARGVDKDPWTTSCPASSPCAQVMVHVADLGRTPPAPWPTAGVSRQHMAYVPG, translated from the exons ATGCCCACGGCAGCCGCGACCCCTCGCCGTAAGGCGAGGCCCGGGGAGCGTGCGGGGAACGAGGAGCCCGCCCCGGGGAACCGCACAG gcgtgtgcacacatgtgcagcCACCACCCAGGGGCACCCTCCAAGTCCTCCGTGGCAACGGCACTTCCGTGGGGACCATCATTGTGTTCCACTGCCCCTCAGGCCACCAGATGGTTGGGTCTGGCCTCCTCACCTGTGCCTGGAAGGGGAGTGTCGCCGAGTGGTCTTCAGTGACCCCCGTGTGCAAAT CAGTGCCGCCATACGAGACCTTCGGCTTCAAGGTGGCCGTGATCGCCTCCATTGTCAGCTGTGCCATCATCCTGCTCATGTCCATGGCCTTCCTCACCTGCTGCCTCGTGCGGTGCATGAAGAGGAGTGAgcagccatccaacag GGCGACCCAGCTGTGGCTCCAGCTGAGAGCCGGGGACTTGGAGACAGTGCCGCCTGCCTACCTGGGCCTCAAGGGCGTGAACAACAGCAACAGCGGTGGCGGCGGTGCGGGGCCCGCTGGCCGTGCTGGCCAGGCCCACGACAACTACAGTTTCACTAC GGACCTAGGTGAGGGCACCAGAGAGCTGGCTGGCATGGCCCGTGGCGTGGACAAGGACCCCTGGACCACCAGTTGTCCTGCGAGCTCACCCTGTGCCCAGGTGATGGTGCACGTGGCCGACCTGGGGCGCACCCCGCCTGCCCCCTGGCCCACTGCAGGAGTGTCCAGACAGCACATGGCCTATGTTCCGGGGTGA